Proteins encoded by one window of Streptomyces sp. ALI-76-A:
- a CDS encoding carboxylesterase family protein: MNTIETVTVAAPAGTVIGRQSGRVRRFLGIPYAEAPTGARRSAAPVPRGRFTRPYDATRHGPTAQRVPLSATTTVPEPSVPGDDVLNVGVVAPAADDERAPFPVLVWIHGGGFLAGSAASPWYDGRAFARDGVVCVTVGYRLGVDGFAPLDGVPTNLGLRDLLLAVEWVRGNIAAFGGDPADVTVAGQSAGGAAVLALLSSPVADGCFRRAVSLSGGFFEADAAQDFLVRLGQRLGVPPTRAGFTGCGVEELQRGVLDLRGADTLVLGPVIGDDVLPVPVADGLAVRGHDVPLLLGATGDEFDSPRDEAGRAAGTRLTDTLFRAACPRAAAARRDAVAGTWLYSFEWVSPALGGAAHCIDIPYFFDVLDAPGVTEAPVPWQATFAPSRRPARPLAAPAESPSTSSTRACGRHAESTHRTPLLDGQTLPAAALGPHPPAELATVMHADLVDFVRGRTPAWGRAGGRAGDPAREYGGPGTAPAAPAVDTTGVFDPVVRAGEAC, from the coding sequence GTGAACACGATCGAGACGGTCACCGTGGCCGCCCCCGCAGGCACGGTCATCGGCCGTCAGTCCGGCCGGGTGCGGCGCTTCTTGGGCATTCCCTACGCCGAAGCACCCACCGGTGCGCGGCGGTCCGCGGCGCCGGTGCCACGCGGCCGTTTCACCCGGCCGTACGATGCGACCCGCCACGGTCCCACCGCGCAGCGCGTGCCGCTGTCCGCCACGACCACCGTGCCGGAACCATCGGTGCCGGGGGACGACGTGCTCAACGTCGGCGTCGTCGCCCCCGCGGCGGATGACGAAAGGGCGCCCTTCCCGGTGCTGGTGTGGATCCACGGCGGCGGGTTCCTCGCGGGCAGTGCCGCCAGCCCGTGGTACGACGGCCGTGCCTTCGCCCGCGACGGCGTCGTCTGCGTCACCGTCGGGTACCGGCTCGGGGTCGACGGTTTCGCCCCGCTGGACGGCGTACCGACCAACCTCGGGCTGCGCGACCTGCTGCTCGCCGTCGAGTGGGTCCGCGGCAACATCGCGGCGTTCGGCGGAGATCCGGCCGACGTCACCGTCGCCGGGCAGTCGGCCGGGGGAGCGGCTGTGCTCGCGCTGCTCTCCTCGCCGGTGGCGGACGGGTGCTTCCGGCGGGCGGTCAGCCTGTCCGGCGGGTTCTTCGAAGCGGACGCGGCACAGGACTTCCTCGTACGCCTGGGACAGCGGCTGGGCGTGCCGCCCACACGGGCCGGGTTCACCGGCTGCGGTGTGGAGGAGCTCCAGCGGGGCGTCCTCGATCTGCGGGGCGCCGACACCCTCGTACTCGGCCCGGTCATCGGTGACGACGTGCTGCCGGTGCCGGTCGCGGACGGACTGGCCGTGCGCGGCCACGACGTGCCCCTGCTGCTCGGCGCGACGGGCGACGAGTTCGACAGCCCCCGGGACGAGGCCGGGCGCGCGGCCGGGACCCGCCTGACCGACACCCTGTTCCGGGCCGCCTGCCCGCGTGCCGCTGCCGCCCGGCGGGACGCCGTCGCCGGGACCTGGCTGTACTCCTTCGAATGGGTCTCGCCCGCGCTCGGCGGCGCGGCGCACTGCATCGACATCCCGTACTTCTTCGACGTACTGGACGCACCCGGCGTCACCGAGGCGCCAGTGCCGTGGCAGGCGACGTTCGCCCCGTCGCGACGCCCGGCACGCCCTCTCGCCGCACCGGCCGAAAGCCCAAGTACATCCAGTACGAGGGCTTGCGGCCGGCACGCCGAGAGCACGCACCGGACGCCGCTCCTTGACGGGCAAACGTTGCCTGCCGCGGCACTAGGTCCGCACCCGCCCGCGGAACTGGCCACGGTGATGCACGCCGACCTGGTGGACTTCGTCCGCGGCCGGACGCCGGCCTGGGGGAGGGCCGGCGG